One genomic window of Oscillospiraceae bacterium includes the following:
- the cysE gene encoding serine O-acetyltransferase, whose translation MFDNLRYDIKVIKERDPAAKSSLEIFFLYSGLKAVRQYRIAHWFYKHNMMFIARWISQRARHKTGVEIHPGATIGKGLFIDHGMGVVIGETAEIGDNCTIYQGVTLGGTGKDTGKRHPTLGNNVMVGSGAKVLGPFKVGDNAKIAAGAVVLSEVPPDCTAVGVPARIIKRGGVKVDLDQVHIPDPVSQELCKLTHRLEILEEKLRKYEQNENN comes from the coding sequence ATGTTTGATAACTTACGCTATGATATAAAGGTAATCAAGGAGCGTGACCCTGCGGCAAAAAGCTCTCTTGAAATATTTTTCCTGTATTCGGGACTTAAGGCTGTGCGGCAGTACCGCATTGCACACTGGTTCTACAAGCACAATATGATGTTTATTGCACGCTGGATTTCTCAGCGCGCAAGGCATAAAACGGGTGTGGAGATACACCCCGGTGCGACCATAGGAAAAGGTCTTTTCATTGACCACGGCATGGGCGTCGTTATAGGCGAAACTGCCGAAATTGGCGACAACTGCACCATTTATCAGGGTGTAACACTTGGCGGTACGGGTAAGGATACCGGTAAACGACATCCTACACTGGGTAATAATGTAATGGTAGGCTCGGGTGCAAAGGTGCTGGGTCCCTTTAAGGTAGGGGACAATGCCAAAATCGCCGCGGGCGCCGTGGTGCTCAGCGAGGTACCGCCGGATTGTACCGCAGTGGGCGTTCCGGCACGTATCATAAAACGCGGAGGAGTCAAGGTGGATCTTGACCAGGTACACATTCCCGACCCCGTTTCCCAGGAGCTGTGTAAGCTTACGCACAGACTGGAAATACTGGAGGAAAAGCTCCGTAAATACGAACAAAACGAAAATAATTAA
- the pgsA gene encoding CDP-diacylglycerol--glycerol-3-phosphate 3-phosphatidyltransferase: MKLNLPNKLTVLRIIMIPLFMIFVLYPVGGEAVARIVAAVLFALTALTDLLDGKIARKYGLVTNFGKFMDPLADKMMVFAALLSICTSGMYLHIKAVFVWVSAVIIFRELAVTSIRLVAAGSSDKAVISASWLGKVKTTVQCIAIVVIILEPLVNIFLPSYNLYILSWLGVALMTLFTVWSGVDYIKTYWKYINPNV; the protein is encoded by the coding sequence ATGAAGCTTAATTTACCGAATAAACTTACTGTTCTGCGCATAATAATGATACCGCTGTTTATGATATTCGTGCTTTATCCCGTAGGCGGCGAAGCGGTTGCACGTATAGTTGCGGCAGTGCTTTTTGCACTTACGGCACTTACCGATTTACTGGACGGAAAAATTGCCCGTAAGTACGGACTTGTTACCAACTTCGGAAAATTCATGGATCCGCTGGCAGACAAAATGATGGTTTTCGCAGCGCTTCTTTCTATCTGTACTTCGGGTATGTATTTGCACATTAAAGCCGTTTTTGTGTGGGTGAGTGCAGTTATCATTTTCCGCGAACTGGCAGTTACCTCCATACGCCTTGTTGCGGCAGGCTCGTCGGATAAGGCGGTTATCTCCGCAAGCTGGCTGGGCAAGGTGAAAACCACCGTTCAGTGCATTGCGATAGTGGTAATAATACTTGAGCCTTTGGTAAATATCTTTTTGCCCTCCTACAATCTGTACATACTGAGCTGGCTTGGTGTAGCTCTTATGACATTATTTACTGTATGGTCGGGTGTTGATTATATTAAAACTTATTGGAAGTATATTAATCCGAACGTTTAG